TCGGGATTGCGAGCCTTGGCTCTGAGGCCAAAAAGGATGCTGGCATCCGTGAAATAGGCATCGACTTTCTTCTGGGTCAGGCCTAAGAATCCCTTGGCGTGGTCCTCGAAGGGGACGATTTCGCAGGGTGGATCGATTTGACCGGCGTTGATGGCATTCTGGATGTTCTTGATATGTGTCGTCCCCTGGGCCACGCCCACCCGCTTGCCGGCCAATCCGGATACATCATCGATGCCACTGCCTTTCGGCACGATGAAAGTGGCACCCGTCACAAAAAACGGAAGCGAAAAATCAACGACGTCTTCCCTGGACAGCGTGATGGTGGTTGTTCCGATGACAATGTCGAGTTGCCCATTGATGATCAGTGGAATTCTGGTTTTCGAATTCACGGGTTGTTTGACGACGGTTATGGATTTGTTCAGTTTTTTCCCCAGTTCTTCTGCCAGACGTTGGCCAAGATCCACCGAGAACCCGACCCATTGACCATCTTTATTGTAATACGCAAATGGCGCCGCGTCCTCTCTGTGTCCAATGGTGACTTTTCCCGTCTCGGCGATCTTGTCCAAGACGTTGTCCGCTGCATGGCAGGGCATCGACAGGATAAATGCGACAACAAACATTCCCAGAATTCTCATTAATGCGACAAAACCCCTTCCCCGTGCGTTTTGCATTACACCGCTCCTTTCTGCGTTTTAAAAATGATTGTCCATTCCTCTCGAATGATTCAAACCCATTCTTGGCGTTCAGCTATCTTCCAGTGCTCCCGTATTAAAAATTAAAAATAAAATCAAATAGATAATATAAATGGCATGGTGTTTGAGATATACTCATTCTCAATGGCGATTGCTTTTGATGAGAGAATAACGGGTCAAGTCGAAGATTGACGTTTTTGTCAAGCATCCGGTCGGGGCAAGAGCTGATTTGATACGATCTTTTTGGATGACGCCTTTTTTCGATGGCGGTTTACTGAGACCGTCTGCAACTATATGATGGATTGACTAACATGGGAATGTGTTACAGAATTAAACAATATTGGAACCAAGGAGAGCCCTGCATTGTCATCCCAAACCGAAAAAGCCGATCATTTCGACGTCATTATCGTCGGCGGAGGCCCTGCCGGCCTTTTTTCCGCCTACTATCTCAGCGAACATGCGGACCTGAACGTGCTGCTGCTGGAATGGGGCAAAGGGCCCCTTAAACGGGTCTGCCCGGTTGCCGACCGGCAGTTCTGCACCCAGTGTCGGCCCTGCAATATTTTGTGCGGTATCGGCGGTGCAGGGCTGTTTTCCGACGGCAAGCTTAACTTCATCCACAAGCTGGGCAAAACCGATCTCACCCAGTTCATGCCAATCTCCACGGCCGAGGCCCTCATCGATGAAACCGAGGCCATTTTCAACCTTTTCGGTATGGACGGACCGGTCTACCCGACGGATATGGACCAGGCCAAGACAATTCGAAAACAGGCCAAACGGTTCGGTATCGACCTGCTGCTGATCAAGCAGAAGCATTTGGGCAGCGACCGCCTTCCCGGATACATCGCCGCCATGAGCGACCACATCCGATCCAAGGGCGTGACCATCCATACTTCCGAAAGGGTAAGGGAGGTTCTCGTCGAAAACGGCCGGGTACGCGGCGTGCAAACCAACCGGGGAGAATACCGGTGCGACAACCTCATCCTGGCTCCTGGACGCATCGGCGCCGATTGGATGGGGCAGGTGGCCCAGAGTCACGGTATCGGCCTCACCCAACGGGGGATCGAGGTTGGGGTACGGGTGGAAGTGCACAACGACATCATGCAGGACCTTTGCGATGTCATTTACGACCCCACCTTTTTCGTTCAGACCGGCAAATATGATGATCAGACCCGCACCTTTTGCACCAACCAGGGCGGGTTCGTCTCCCTGGAAAGTTACAGCGATTTCGTTTGTGTCAACGGCCACGCCTACCACGACCGCAAATCCACCAACACCAATTTTGCCTTCCTTTCAAAAGTGGTGCTGACCGAACCGGTCACCGACAATCAGGCCTATGGCGAGGCTATCGGACGGCTGGCCACACTCATCGGCGGCGGCAAACCGATCCTGCAGCGCTTCGGCGACCTGAAGCGGGGGCGCCGCAGCACCTGGAACCGGATCAGCAAGGGATACATCGAGCCGACGCTGACCAACGTGGTCTGCGGGGATATCGCCATGGCCCTGCCCGAACGCATCCTCACCAACATCATCGACGGCCTGGAGCAGCTCAATGCCGTGGTGCCTGGGGTGTCCAACGACGAAACCCTGCTGTACGCACCGGAGATCAAATTCTTTGCCACCCAGGTGGAGACCTCGGCCAGCCTGGAAACGGAAATCAAGGGAATGTATGTGGCCGGGGACGGGCCAGGCGTGGCAGGCAATATCGTTTCGGCGGCGGCTACCGGGCTGGTACCGGCCAAGGCGATTGTGGCGAAGGTCAGTGGGCAGGCGGCCGGGGAAAAGCCTATGAAAGAATAACCTTTTTAGGCCGCCAATCGGCTATGGATTGGCCGCAATCAAATCGCGCACCGTTTCCCGCATGGGCGACGGCAGGGGACGCCAGTTGGGAAACAGAGCCTTGTCGCCGTGCCATTTCAGGTCCACCATGTCGAATTTTTCAGGGATGACCTTTTTCGATTGCTGACCGTAGGTTGTCTTGGGGTAATACTCGACCAACAGCATACGGTTGCGATCCAGCTTGAAGCGATGCACGATGGTGGTGGCAATGTGGCTGATGCAGGCTCTCACCGAAACTTTTTTCAGGGCCGACAGATCGTCGCCGGGCAGGTCGTTCACCACGGCAACGATAGGTTTGAGCAACTGCACCGTTACGTTTTTGTCTTTGGAGAGATCGAACAGCCGCAGGCGGCATCGCCCGGAGGCCAGATTGAACTTTCCTCCATACCCTTCCCAGGTGATGATGTCGTCGAATAGTTTCAAAGCCGCTCCTTTTGTTGCTGGACGAACCTATTCTAATGCCGGGTCAGGGCGCTGTAAACCCTTACAAGCCTGTCCGGCAGATCCCGAACGTCGCCGATAACGGTATGGTGGGCGGGGCCGTAGAGCCGGTCCAACAACTTGTTGTCGCTGACATTGACGGTGATGCCTTTGACATGGATGGCCTCGGCCCGGGCCTCCATGACCGCACGACGGGTATCCTCCACGGCATAGGGGCCTTTGTACTCCAGGTCGTTGGGAAACCCGTCGCCCAGCACGACGATCAACCGCACCCGGGCCTGCACCGGGGCGAGCAGCGCCGTGGCGTGCCGGATGGCCGCCCCCATGCGCGTGCTGCGCTGGGGGGCCATTGCGCCGATGCGGCCTTTCACGCTGTCGTTGAACGATTCCTCAAGATCCTTGATGCGATAATAATCCACGCCCAAAGGCCCGGTGCCGGAAAAGCCGGCGATGGCGAAGCGGTCTCCGATGACGTTCAGGGCCTCGCAAAGCAGCACGATGGCCTGTTTTTCCACATCCAGAACCCTCATTTCACTGTTGTTCACGGTGTTGGCCGTGGATCGGGAGAGGTCGACCAGCAGGACGACGGCAACGTCCCGGATGCGCTTCATCCGTTTGATGAACAGCCGGTCGGAGGGCATCAGCCCGGCTTTTCGATCCAGGGCATAGTCCAGCAGGGCGCGGTAGTCGAAGGCGTCGCCTTCGCGCCACTGGCGCAGGATGGCGAGTTCTTCGGGGCGCAGCAGTTCAAAGGCGTAGCGGATGCGTTTGACCAGTCCGTCGAAGGTTTGGAGAGTTTTTTGGTAGAATTCGTTGTCATGGCCTTCGATCCGACGTTCCAGTACGCGGGTCCGGTCCGGTAGATAATCGGCCAGGCACCAGTCCCATTCCCGGTAGCGAAAGGCATCGGCGCATGCTTCCGGTTCCATTGCCTTGACCAATCCGTGGTTGCAGGCCATTTTCTCCAGATCCAGCCAGTTCAGGTCCGCCGGTGCGGCCGCACCCCGTTGTTCGGCGATCAGGGAACGGATCGCTTCAAGGGAGACCTGCCCGTTTTGATTTTCAACGAGGCGTTGGATGTCTGATCGGTAGATTCGGATGTCGTGGTCGGCCAGGCAGGTCTGGATTTCCACTGC
This window of the uncultured Desulfosarcina sp. genome carries:
- a CDS encoding ABC transporter substrate-binding protein, with amino-acid sequence MQNARGRGFVALMRILGMFVVAFILSMPCHAADNVLDKIAETGKVTIGHREDAAPFAYYNKDGQWVGFSVDLGQRLAEELGKKLNKSITVVKQPVNSKTRIPLIINGQLDIVIGTTTITLSREDVVDFSLPFFVTGATFIVPKGSGIDDVSGLAGKRVGVAQGTTHIKNIQNAINAGQIDPPCEIVPFEDHAKGFLGLTQKKVDAYFTDASILFGLRAKARNPEAWEIGGRFLSYEPYGFILPQNDSKWRDFVNAFLIHLIKSGEFHALYDKWMGASGEVPMPMSEDYQAYLRTICFPE
- a CDS encoding FAD-dependent protein encodes the protein MSSQTEKADHFDVIIVGGGPAGLFSAYYLSEHADLNVLLLEWGKGPLKRVCPVADRQFCTQCRPCNILCGIGGAGLFSDGKLNFIHKLGKTDLTQFMPISTAEALIDETEAIFNLFGMDGPVYPTDMDQAKTIRKQAKRFGIDLLLIKQKHLGSDRLPGYIAAMSDHIRSKGVTIHTSERVREVLVENGRVRGVQTNRGEYRCDNLILAPGRIGADWMGQVAQSHGIGLTQRGIEVGVRVEVHNDIMQDLCDVIYDPTFFVQTGKYDDQTRTFCTNQGGFVSLESYSDFVCVNGHAYHDRKSTNTNFAFLSKVVLTEPVTDNQAYGEAIGRLATLIGGGKPILQRFGDLKRGRRSTWNRISKGYIEPTLTNVVCGDIAMALPERILTNIIDGLEQLNAVVPGVSNDETLLYAPEIKFFATQVETSASLETEIKGMYVAGDGPGVAGNIVSAAATGLVPAKAIVAKVSGQAAGEKPMKE